One genomic segment of Thermoplasmata archaeon includes these proteins:
- a CDS encoding class I SAM-dependent methyltransferase — protein sequence MNETIRARERLRPFVEQARRFRGWQLDAFGPNPLDPREPWDYRSRASELLETAESVVDVGTGGGEVFDEVCASFRRRAVATEPWPVNAPIAAARLRPRGIGVVHCDSLVLPFRDDAFGLVLNRHEELDPAEVARVLSPGGTILTQQIGKTWWQELREFFPRMRHFGDLFHRYQDGLRMSGA from the coding sequence ATGAACGAAACGATTCGCGCGCGGGAACGGCTCCGGCCGTTCGTCGAGCAGGCCCGGCGATTCCGCGGCTGGCAGCTCGACGCCTTCGGCCCGAACCCGCTCGATCCGCGAGAGCCTTGGGACTATCGGAGCAGGGCGTCGGAGCTGCTCGAGACGGCCGAGTCCGTCGTCGACGTGGGGACCGGGGGTGGCGAGGTGTTCGACGAAGTCTGTGCGTCGTTCCGCAGGCGGGCCGTCGCGACGGAGCCTTGGCCGGTGAACGCCCCGATCGCCGCCGCGCGGCTGAGACCCCGCGGAATCGGCGTGGTCCATTGCGACAGCCTCGTGCTGCCCTTCCGAGACGATGCCTTCGGCCTCGTGCTGAACCGACACGAAGAGCTGGATCCCGCCGAAGTGGCTCGCGTCCTCTCCCCCGGAGGAACCATCCTCACCCAACAGATTGGGAAGACCTGGTGGCAGGAACTCCGGGAATTCTTCCCGCGGATGCGCCACTTCGGGGACCTGTTCCACCGCTACCAAGACGGCTTGCGGATGTCGGGGGCCTGA